The Erigeron canadensis isolate Cc75 chromosome 4, C_canadensis_v1, whole genome shotgun sequence genome window below encodes:
- the LOC122598466 gene encoding thioredoxin-like protein YLS8, with product MSYLLPHLHSGWAVDQAILAEEERLVVIRFGHDWDETCMQMDEVLSSVADTLKNFAVIYLVDITEVPDFNTMYELYDPSTVMFFFRNKHIMIDLGTGNNNKINWAMKDKQEFIDIVETVYRGARKGRGLVIAPKDYSTKYRY from the exons ATGTCGTATTTACTACCGCACTTGCACTCAGGATGGGCCGTGGACCAGGCGATCCTCGCCGAGGAAGAACGTCTCGTTGTCATCCGTTTCGGTCACGATTGGGACGAAACTTGTATGCAG ATGGATGAAGTGCTTTCTTCAGTTGCTGATACGTTGAAGAACTTTGCTGTGATATACTTGGTGGATATCACTGAAGTGCCAGATTTCAATACGATGTACGAGCTTTACGATCCATCGACCGTGATGTTCTTCTTCAGGAACAAACACATCATGATTGATCTTGGTACCGGTAACAACAACAAGATCAATTGGGCAATGAAGGACAAACAGGAGTTCATCGACATTGTTGAGACAGTGTACCGTGGGGCGAGGAAGGGTCGTGGTTTGGTCATTGCACCAAAGGACTACTCAACCAAGTACCGTTACTAA
- the LOC122596281 gene encoding mediator of RNA polymerase II transcription subunit 9 — translation MDQFGGGSWNMIPTTISNPTTPPPPSTSSTSNQQDHHPPLYLQQQQQQQFHQQFQQQPQQQLQRYPISQQQQQTSQSLASHFHLQNLVENLADAIDNGTRDQHFDTLVTELGNHFEKCQQLLNTISGSIASKAATVEGQKHRVEEAEQMLNQRRDLVAKYKNSVEELTKSDL, via the exons ATGGATCAATTTGGGGGAGGAAGCTGGAACATGATTCCAACAACAATCAGCAATCCTACGACACCCCCACCGCCATCAACATCTTCTACTTCCAATCAACAAGACCATCATCCCCCCCTTTATCTtcagcagcaacaacaacaacaatttcaTCAACAATTCCAGCAACAACCGCAACAGCAGCTGCAACGTTATCCGATTTCACAACAACAACAGCAGACTTCACAATCACTTGCTTCACACTTCCACCTCCAAAAC TTGGTGGAGAATTTAGCTGATGCCATTGACAACGGAACTCGTGATCAGCATTTCGATACCCTC GTAACTGAATTGGGCAACCACTTTGAGAAATGTCAGCAGCTGTTGAATACTATTTCCGGTTCTATTGCCTCCAAAGCTGCG ACGGTGGAGGGACAAAAACACAGAGTTGAAGAAGCTGAACAAATGCTAAATCAAAGAAG GGACCTAGTTGCAAAGTACAAAAATTCTGTTGAAGAACTTACCAAGTCTGATCTGTAA
- the LOC122598245 gene encoding putative pentatricopeptide repeat-containing protein At1g17630, with protein sequence MFCIYSNSRFLLKISPTLLSRHSIYRSYTTTLDHFDHLLQNCTNLKQIKQIHSQIIHHLDALSTIFLPTRLISIYSKFHNVCDAQKVFQSLPNTCLSHTIIWNSILRANVTNGACRETVQDYVRMRKIGVFVDGFSFPLVIRACAMMGCLKLCALVHCHVLVMGFGGDVYVANELLASYGNLGSMGVARKVFDEMCVRNHVSWNTMVSGFASSYDCEGAIEMVKRMERERWEPNDVTWTSLLSSHARCGQCLETLRLYNVMRGRGVSASGELLSVVASVCNDSNVFDKGREVHGYVITAGFDNYSFAKNSLLCMYGKHGVFEAAEKLFSEIKMKSLVTWNGLISSYAQVGLCDEAYSAFFKLEKLGNGLKPNVISWSAVISGFASSGRSNESLNLFRKMLPSKVCPNVVTISSLLSATADLSTVIFGKEIHGYIIRNLMDDYLLVSNGLINMYAKCGNLKEGHIVFTKIKVKEICTWNTMIKGYGMHGHGESSLKIFEQMISNGYKPDGVTFVSLLSACSHTGLVTEGRKLFNQMKTEFRIEPEMEHYACMVDLLGRAGLFHEASEVARQMPIEPNVCVWGALLNSSRMHKNADWDEGSVSKILGTSSATGNYMLLSNIYAQSGQWEDSAKVRVSARVRGLTKAPGQSWIELNKRVHMFTAGNLIQREMIEVQTLLKTLSFQMKMNGYGLCSPS encoded by the coding sequence atgttttgtatttattCGAATTCTCGTTTTCTCCTTAAAATCTCACCCACATTACTTTCCCGCCATTCCATATACAGGTCCTACACAACAACATTAGATCACTTTGATCATCTTTTACAAAACTGCACAaacttaaaacaaataaaacaaattcattcacaaatcATACACCATCTTGATGCCTTATCGACTATATTTTTGCCAACCAGACTTATATCTATATACAGCAAGTTTCACAATGTTTGTGATGCTCAAAAAGTCTTTCAATCTTTACCAAATACTTGTCTTTCTCATACCATTATATGGAATTCGATATTACGAGCCAATGTAACGAATGGGGCGTGTCGAGAAACGGTTCAAGATTATGTACGGATGCGAAAAATTGGGGTTTTTGTTGATGGGTTTAGTTTTCCTTTGGTTATTAGGGCTTGTGCTATGATGGGTTGTTTAAAGTTGTGTGCTTTAGTGCATTGTCATGTTTTGGTGATGGGTTTTGGTGGTGATGTTTACGTTGCGAATGAATTGTTGGCGTCGTATGGAAATCTTGGAAGTATGGGGGTTGCAcggaaagtgtttgatgaaatgtgtgTGAGAAATCATGTTTCTTGGAATACCATGGTTTCGGGTTTTGCATCTAGTTATGATTGTGAGGGGGCTATTGAGATGGTTAAAAGGATGGAAAGGGAGCGATGGGAGCCGAATGATGTGACTTGGACGTCTTTGTTATCTAGTCATGCTAGATGTGGTCAATGTCTAGAAACGTTGAGGCTGTATAATGTGATGAGAGGTAGAGGGGTTAGCGCTAGTGGTGAATTGCTCTCTGTGGTTGCATCTGTTTGTAATGATTCTAATGTGTTTGATAAGGGGAGGGAAGTACATGGGTATGTTATAACAGCTGGTTTTGATAACTATTCGTTTGCTAAAAACTCGCTTTTGTGTATGTATGGGAAGCATGGAGTTTTTGAAGCTGCCGAAAAGCTTTTTTCGGAgattaaaatgaaaagtttgGTGACTTGGAACGGTTTGATTTCATCGTATGCTCAAGTTGGTCTGTGTGATGAGGCTTACTCTGCATTTTTTAAGTTGGAGAAGTTAGGAAATGGTTTGAAGCCAAACGTGATAAGTTGGAGTGCCGTTATAAGTGGATTTGCTTCAAGTGGGAGATCAAATGAATCTTTGAATCTCTTTAGGAAAATGCTGCCTTCAAAAGTGTGTCCCAATGTTGTAACCATATCTAGTCTCTTATCAGCTACTGCAGATTTATCTACTGTTATTTTTGGTAAGGAAATTCATGGTTATATCATTAGAAACTTAATGGATGATTATCTGTTGGTTAGCAACGGATTAATAAATATGTATGCTAAATGCGGTAACCTTAAGGAAGGGCATATAGTATTCACGAAAATAAAGGTCAAAGAAATATGCACCTGGAATACCATGATCAAAGGATACGGGATGCATGGACATGGTGAGAGTTCCTTAAAAATCTTTGAACAAATGATAAGTAACGGATATAAACCCGATGGGGTTACTTTTGTTTCATTACTTTCTGCATGTAGTCATACAGGGCTTGTTACAGAGGGCCGGAAGCTATTTAATCAGATGAAAACTGAGTTCAGAATTGAACCTGAGATGGAGCACTATGCTTGTATGGTTGACCTTCTTGGGAGGGCTGGGCTTTTTCATGAAGCAagtgaagttgctagacaaatgccGATAGAACCCAATGTATGTGTGTGGGGTGCCCTTCTAAACTCGAGTAGAATGCACAAGAATGCAGATTGGGATGAGGGGTCGGTTTCTAAGATACTTGGTACTAGTTCTGCAACTGGCAATTATATGTTACTGTCAAATATATATGCTCAAAGTGGTCAGTGGGAGGACTCTGCAAAAGTCAGGGTGTCGGCTAGGGTACGAGGTCTAACCAAAGCCCCGGGTCAGAGCTGGATTGAATTGAATAAAAGGGTGCATATGTTCACAGCAGGGAATCTTATTCAAAGGGAGATGATAGAAGTTCAGACACTGCTCAAGACATTGAGTTTTCAAATGAAGATGAATGGGTACGGTCTCTGTTCACCATCATAA